The segment GTCTGTCGTGGCATTTGTCCCGGGGGATAAATCCTTAAGAGGACCACTTTTTGCAAAACTTCCGACGCTGGAGAAGCATCGCGGGTTATCTCCTTTCGCCGCTTTCCTTGAAATGAAAGAGATGGGACTGGTGGACAAGGTGGTCATTGGAGACGTACGCATCAGTGAATCATCAGTGGACCAGTTCGTATCGTATCAGCAAGATGAAATTTTGCTTCGGGCCAGGCGAAGTGAAAAAGCGATTAACCAGCAAATTGAAAAAGCCGGCGGTTTGCATACGAACAGGGCAGATCATGCCCGTGACGTCATTCGGTCCGTGGAATCAAGGGGCTATGCTGCAGTCGGACACCCATCCATCCAACCTCAAAATTGTGTGGCGCGCCCTGTCGGCACGATTACCATGGACAATGAAAACTATTTGCGATATCAGGGGGAAATCCAGATCACACTCACCGATTTGGATGCAGACGAACGGGTGAATGTCCTGGGGCGCGTCCTCCCTCAAGATCGCCCATTGCTTCCCTGGATCCGCAGCAATCGGAAATTCAGGATCAAATGGGTGTGAAGATTTAACTCAAAGGCGGCGACATCTTTCAAACACAGCAGGAAAAATCACCGGTTCCTTACGTACAGAGCCGGTGATTTTTATTTCATTGCATTGCACTTCAACCGCTTTCGTTAAAGGGCCCGCAGTGTCGGTCTGATCGTGATTTCGTTAACTCCGGCATCTTCCGGTTCATTGATGGCGTAGGCAATCGCTCTGGCGACGCTGTAGGGAGACATCGCCATCCCGCTTCCCGGCGTATCGGCAGGATCTACCCCAAATCGCCTATATTCCACCTTTTACCTTAATCGACTTCTCTCACTTCAGTTGTAGGAAGAGACAGTATATTTTATAATTAAATTATCTTATGTCTTTCGAGGGGGGATTTTGTTGGAATCATTTGTCAATTGGTTGAATGATATCATTTGGAGTGATGCATTGGTCTATCTCTGTTTGGCAACGGGATTGTTTTATACCGTGGCCACCCGGATCTTGCAGGTACGGCATCTCAAGGATATGGTCCGTTTGATGTTTCAAGGCAAGAGCTCCGATGCCGGGGTCTCCTCTTTCCAGGCATTATCCATGGCGCTGTCCGGCCGGGTGGGGACCGGGAATATTGCAGGTGTGGCCACCGCGATTTTTTACGGGGGACCCGGAGCCGTCTTTTGGATGTGGGTGATTGCCTTTTTGGGAGCCAGCTCCGGATTTGTGGAAGCGGCACTGGGGCAGGTGTATAAAACCAAACAGGACGGCCAATACCGGGGAGGGCCGGCCTACTACATCGAAAAAGGACTTAAGCTGAAATGGTATGCCGTCTTGTTTGCAATCGTCACGGTGATGGCCACCGGCCTGTTTTTGCCCGGTGTGCAAGCCAACAGCATCGCTTCCGCCATGAACAATGCATTTGGGCTCTCACCGCTCATGACAGGGATTGGATTGATCATCATTTTGGGAATCATCATTTTTGGCGGTGTCAAACGGATCGCCAATGTGGCCCAAGTCGTTGTTCCCTTCATGGCACTGGGGTATATATTGGTGGCGCTTCTGCTGATCATTTTAAATATTTCCGAACTCCCCAATGTGCTTAAACTGATTTTCAGCAGTGCATTCGGTACAGATGCCGCATTTGGTGGGATCCTCGGAGCCGCGATTGCATGGGGAGTCAAGCGCGGGATCTATTCCAACGAAGCCGGACAAGGCACAGCCCCTCATGCCGCCGCGGCTGCGGAAGTCTCACATCCCGCGAAACAAGGATTGGTTCAGGCTTTCTCCGTATATATCGACACGCTGTTTGTCTGCACTGCAACCGCTTTCATGATCCTGATCACCGGGATGTATAATGTGCAACCGGAAGGCGGTCAAATGATCGTAAACAACCTGGGCAAAGTGGAAGCGGGACCTTATTTCACACAAGCGGCCGTCGAATCCTCCCTGCCCGGCTTTGGGGCTCCTTTTGTGGCCATCGCCTTGTTCTTCTTCGCTTTCACCACCATCATGGCCTACTACTACATGGCTGAGACCAACCTGGCGTATATCAACCGCCAGAGAAAAAGAGTCTGGTCGGAATACCTGTTGAAATTCGCGATCTTGGCAGTCGTGTTATACGGTTGTATCAAAAATGCAGAGCTTGCCTGGACCTTGGGAGATATCGGAGTGGGAAGTATGGCCTGGTTGAATATTATCGCCATCCTTCTCCTCAGCAAGCCGGCACTTCGAGTCTTAAAAGACTATGAAAGGCAGAAAAAAGAAGGAAAAGACCCGGTATTCGATCCGGTGAAGGCCGGGGTTGCCAACGCCGACTTCTGGGAGAAAGAGTATCAACCGGAGCCGTCGGTGAAATCCGAACAAAGCAAGTCATCATAAAGAAACTCCCCGCCATAGAGGCGGGGAATTTCTTTATGTCCAAACCTTCTCCAGGCCCTTCTCCCCAAATCACGCCGGTCGACTTGAGATCCCGTCTCCGATGTACTCATAGATCACAAGTGTCGCCTCGGTCTCCTCTTGGTTGACCACGATCGAATTTGGAAGTGGAAGCCCTCTGGAAGCGTTGTGAATTAGTGGCCGGGTCGGTCGGGATTGGGTTTCACATGACCTTTTCGTTGTTCTGACGATCCAAAATCACTCCATGTAAAACCCAATCCTCCCTGCATAGCGTGACCAGGGAGCGAAGCGACCCCGGCACGACTTGTGCCCTATGGGTGCATAGCGAGACCGGGAACGGAGTGACCTAGGCGAGACTTGTACTGGTGAGTGCATAGCGTGACCAGGGAGCGAAGCGACCCTGGGCACGACTTGTGCCCTGTGGGTATGACGACTTCACATACTTCTAATCTTCACCGTCCCTGTCGGGGGCCGGTTCCAGCCTGGTCACTTCAGTATACTCACCCCGCCTGATCTCCTCCTCTGTCGCTTCGGCCTTAATCGCTTGATCGGTGAGATCCGGGGCGAAGCGGGGCTCTTTTTCACTGGTGGGTCGTTTATTCCGTGCCATGATATTCACCTCCGCTCCCAGTATCACTCCCTTTTCCTCCTTTTACTCATTCACTTTATCAGGCCGGAGGTTACCGTTCACCTTGACGACTCCACATCGCCACAGGCAGTCGCCCCCACCTTCCCCAGTACCCTGTCTGACGCCCCCCCTGAAGCAACCCTGCTCCCCCTCATTCACTTCTTTCACCCGAGGTTGCTGCTGTTCTTCCGGCGATCCGTCTCGGTCAGGATCAAACCCAAGAACAATCCGACACCCACCAAGGAAAACACCATCGATTCAGAAATCCCTGTATACAATTCACCAGCGGCGAAAAAGGTGATGAACCCTGAGAAGAGAGCGAACACCGACACTGCATAAAGGGCGGCACGAATTTTGTTCATTCCATATTTTTTGTGCGTCAACAGACTGTAAGTCAATAACGCCCCGCCCGCGACAATGAAGATCCCGGGGACGACCACATTCACGGAAGAGAGACCCATGAAATACAGCATGAGGATCGTGAACCCTCCGAACAGGATCAGTAACACCCCGACAATGGTGCCGGCGATGGAAAGCCGGTTTGCCATCGGGGAATAAACCGATGGTTTGGCCGTATCCGGTCCCAGCTGACGCAGATCTTCCACCAACCCGCTCAAATCTCCCATGGAAATGACAGCTTCTTTGAATGCCTGCTCATCGGCCAGTCCCCGGGATTGATAATCGGCAATTTTTTCTTTCAGGTTAGTGGACAGCTCTTCCTTCAGGTCGAACAGCTGTTGACTTTGGCCCACTCCGGCAAAAAGATCATTGAAGTACCGTTCAATTTTCTCATCCAGCGCTTTCTTGTTCTTCTGCATGATCCAGCTCTCCTTTAACCAGTTTATCCAGCACTTCCCTGGCAAAGTTCCAATCTTTGATGCGTTGTTCATAGTGGCCTTTTCCCTCGGGAGTGATCCGGTAATATTTGCGTCTCCCACCCTGGGTTTCATCACCCCAGTAGGAGAAGATACAGCCTTCTTTCTCCAAACGACGAAAAGCGGTGTACAAGGTGGCTTCTTTCAATTCATACTGCTTGCCGCTCAGTTCCACGATTTTTTTGTATATCTCGTATCCATAGCTGTCACCCTGGCGCAATACATTCAAAATGATCGTATCGGTATGGCCGCGAATCAGGTCTGTCGAAATGGTGGTTCTCACAGTAACCCTCCTTTCAAAATACATGTTATGCAATATTACTGTGTGTGTCAATGTATTTTTGTCACCATTGTATTGTTCCGCGATTTTGCTTCTCACCAGAACTGTAGTCGACCCGGTGAAACGGGGGTTGCCATCACCGACGTCCGGGTAAGAGTGGAGCCGTCGGTGGAATCTGAGAAAACGAAGTTCATCTCTTCCTAAAGAACTCCCCGCCTTTCAGAAGGCGGGGAGTTTCTGTACCCGAAGCATATGCGATGACAACCCCCCTCACTCCACCCGCCTCAACACCGCCCGGACCGGACTCCCATCGGCTTGAGCCAGAGGGAGGGGGAGGGCGGCCAGTTGATAATCGCCGGGATCCACCCCATCCAGCACGATTCCTTCCAGGATGTGAATCCCGTGGCTGGTGAGGGCATGGTGGGCGGGAAGTTCCTTGCTGTCCAGGGGGTCGACCGAGGGGAGATCCAGTCCCAGGAGGCGGACCCCTTTCTCCGCCAGATAGGGGGCCAGCTCCGGAGCGACCGGCGGAATGGCACCGGGGAAGGCGGATCGGTCAATCCAGGTCTCCGTTCGGATGAGAAGGCGGGTGACCCCCTCCAGGTTTTCCGACTGCAGTTCCCCGATCCCGATCTGTTTCGGATCGGGCAAGTGAATCACCCGGGCCCGCCCGATGTACAGGTCGAGGTCCAGGTCGATCACCCGCTTGCCCTCCTCATCGAAATGGAAGGGGGCGTCGATATGGGTGCCGGTATGAGTGCTCATGGTGATCTGCCCCACATTGACGGAACCGGACTCCTCCTTGCTCCAGGTCAACCGATAGGAAAAAGGAGTATCCCCGGGCCAGACAGGGACTCCTTCCTCCAACCGCTGGGAAATATCGATCCAGCCGGTCACGCGACCACCCCCCGTTTTTTCTCGTGCCGCTCATAATCCTTCTCTTCCATGATCCACTTCAACTGTTGCACCGCCTCCCATAGTTCGGTGTAAGCGGTGTAGAGAGCCACCGGAGCGAGGCGGATCACATCGGGGGCGCGGAAATCGGGGATGACACCCTTCTCCTTCAGTGATTTGCAAATCCGGACCGCCTCCGGGTGGACCAGAGAGACGTGGCCGCCCCGACGGTGATCTGCCCGGGGATTTCCGATGGAGAAGCCCATCCCGGCCAATTCCTCCTCCACCAGCTCCATCAGATAGCGGGTCTGGCGAAGGGATTTCTCCCGGATCGGCCCGATTCCCGCCTCTGCAAAGATCTCCAGGGAGCCGATCAAGGGGGCCAGACTGAGAAGGTGAGGCGTCCCGATCTGATAAGCACCGGCATCCCCTGCGGGGGTGAAGTGGTGTTCCATGTCAAACTGAACCGATTTGTCCGAACCGAACCAGCCGGCCAGACCGGGCATCCGCCCGAAGTGCTTCCGGTGGACAAACAAGCCCCCCACTCCGCCGGGACCGGCGTTCAGGTACTTATAGTTGCACCAGAAGGCGAAATCGGCGCCCCACTCATGCAACTGATGGGGGATCGCCCCGATGGAGTGGCACAGGTCAAAGCCGATGGGGATCCCCCGCTCCCGGGCCGCCGCCGTCAACCGCTTCATATCCAGGATCTGCCCGCTGCGGTACAATACCGAGGGCAGGACGATGAGGGCCACTTCATCGGTCATGGCAGCGATCAGATCTTCCTCCGCCAAAGTTTGCCCGTCCCGGCCCCCCACCCGGATCAGGTGTTGCTCCGGGTTCAGTCCGTGGAGCCGGAGTTGACTCTGCATGGCGTAGATGTCTGAAGGGAAGGTGAGGGCGTCGGCCAGGATTTTTGTCCGTTTTCCTTCCGGTCGATAAAAAGTGGCCAGGAGTTGGTGCAGATTAACTGTGGTGGAGCCGGTCACGATCACTTCTTCCGGCTCCGCCCCCACTAGGGGAGCGCTTTTTTTCCCCAGCTCCTCGGACAGATGGAACCAGGGATGGGGCCCCTCCGTCCAACCGTCGATCCCATGCTCCCGCCAGCTGTCCAGAACTGACAACAGGCTCTGTTCCGCCCGGCGGGACAAGAGTCCGAGGGAGTTTCCATCAAGATAGATCCTGCCCTTTCCCAGGTAAAACTCCTCCCGAAACCGGGCCAGTCCGTCTGCCCGGTCCAGCTTCTCCGCCGTCTCCCGCGATGTGTCAAAGGTGAATTCCATTCATGATCCCTCCTATGGTCGATCCTTTACAGCTGGGTGCGAAGACTCCACAGTTCCGGAAAAAAGCGATGATCCAGCACCCGCTTCAAATAGCTGACACCCGCGGAACCCCCGGTCCCCTGTTTGTGACCGATGATCCGTTCCACGGTTTTCATATGGTTGTATCGCCATTGTTGCTGCCGGTCCTCGATGTCCATCAGCTTCTCTGCCAGCTCATACAAATCCCAATATTTTTTCACATCCCGGTACACCGCCAGCCAGGCGGCTTCCACACTGGGATGGGGCCGGTAATCCTCCGACCAGTCCCGCTCCAGGCATGAGCTATCCACCGGGAGTCCCCGGGCCGCGAGGGACTGAATCGACACATCGTAAATACCGGGCTCGTTCAGGGCTTTCTCCAGCCGTCGGTACAACTCCGGCTCATGTTGATAGACTGCCAGCACCCGCCGGTTCTTATGACCCAACGCAAACTCGATCAGGCGGTTCTGGTAGGATTGAAAACCGGAAGAATGGCCCAGCTTCCCCCTGAATTGCATATATTCCGAAGGGGTGAGGGTGGACAGCACCTCCCAGGATTGGATCAGTTGTTCCTGGATGCGGGAGACCCGGGCCAGCATCTTGAAGGCCGGCTCCAGGTCGTCCTTCCGGATGGAAGTGACTGCCGCCTCCAACTCATGGAGGATCAGCTTCATCCACAGTTCACTCACCTGGTGGATAATGATAAACAGCATTTCATCGTGGTGTCCCGACAACCGTTGCTGGCTGTTCAGGATCCGGTCCAGCTGAAGATAGTCCCCATAGGTCATCTCCCGGCTGAAATCTGTGTGAATTCCCTCTTCCGGCACTTCTTCTCTCTGTTTGGGTCGGTGATCAGTCATGGATTTCTCCCCCTTTTAAACTCCTGTCTACAGAATACATGACAATGCTTTCCCGAAAAAGAGACAGATCCCCGGACACAGGATTTCATCCCCCAAAAGGCGTATATATTTAAAAAGGAAATACATCCAGAGGAGGAAGCAACCTATGGAATCCCCCGGAATCGATCCAAAATCGTCCACAAGAACCAAGCGAAAGAACTGGAAAAAAATAATTTACGTGACACTCAGCCTGCTGCTGGTATTAGCTGTCGGGGGGACTGTCACCGCCGGTTGGTATCTCCACCGACCCTTGCCTGACCCGGCCGGGACCTTCACCATCTCCGGTCTTCGCGAACCGGTGAAGGTGTACCGGGACGATCACGGCATCCCCCGCATCCTGGCCAAAAATCTGCGGGATCTCTACTTCGCCCAAGGATATGTCACCGCCCAGGATCGTCTGTTTCAGATGGAGATGAGCCGGCGGTTGGCCTCGGGACGTCTCAGTGAGGTGGTCGGGGAAAAAACCCTGGACCAGGACCGGTTTTTCCGAACCTTGGGACTGCGCCGGGCGGCGGAAGCCTCTCTCTCCTCCTACTCCGGTGAAGCTCTGACCGCATTAAAGACCTATGCCCGGGGAGTAAATGCCTATATCCGGCAAGCGACGGAGAACGGGGAACTGCCGGTGGAGTTCACCCTGTTGGGAGCGGAGCCGGAACCCTGGACACCGGTGGATTCCCTCACCATCGGAAAATACATGGCCCACGACCTGGGCGGCCGCTGGAAAGGGCAGGCCTTCCGCCATGAACTGTTACGTCTGTTTCCCAAGGAACAGGCTCTCGAACTCATTCCTGAATACCCCGGGGATGGACCGCGGATCACCGGGGAAACCCCCTCCTCTCTCAATTTGTCGGAACAGTTGGCCTCCGCCGTCTTTCCCCGGGAGCAGAACGGAAGCAACAACTGGGTGGTCTCCGGGGAGAAAACCAAGTCGGGAAAACCTTTCCTTGCCAATGACCCCCATCTCTCCATCGCCACCCCCGCCATTTGGTACCAAACCGAATTGAAAGGCCCCGGACTCCACGTCAGCGGAGTCACCTTTGCCGGGGTGCCCGGAATCGTGGTGGGTCACAATGAAGAGATCGCCTGGGGAGTGACCAATGTCGGCCCCGATGTCCAGGACCTGTACATCGAAAAACGAAACCCGGATCATCCCGACCGATTCCTCTATGAAGGGAAATGGGAGCAGGCCCGCCGGATTTCGGAAAAGATCCGGGTCAAAGACGGAAAAGACCAAGTCATGGAGGTGATGGTGACCCGGCACGGCCCCATTGTCACCGAGTTTGCCCGCCCCGACGGCAAAATGGAACAACCGGACACCGCATTGTCCATGCGTTGGACCGCCCTGGAGCCGACCACGGAGCTGGAAGCCATTC is part of the Kroppenstedtia eburnea genome and harbors:
- a CDS encoding DUF871 domain-containing protein; its protein translation is MLGISIYLGNQSITDQKAYIQNMNRNGFQTIFTSLHIPEDHSTLYKEQLIQLGRIASALDMELMADISPASLKTLGLSWCDADVPDILLAWGLTGLRIDYGVDEKRVAALSHKLKIALNASTLTKEELENLKRHGLNLANTEVWHNFYPRPETGLGQSHFVTRNKWLKEEGLSVVAFVPGDKSLRGPLFAKLPTLEKHRGLSPFAAFLEMKEMGLVDKVVIGDVRISESSVDQFVSYQQDEILLRARRSEKAINQQIEKAGGLHTNRADHARDVIRSVESRGYAAVGHPSIQPQNCVARPVGTITMDNENYLRYQGEIQITLTDLDADERVNVLGRVLPQDRPLLPWIRSNRKFRIKWV
- a CDS encoding alanine/glycine:cation symporter family protein, with translation MLESFVNWLNDIIWSDALVYLCLATGLFYTVATRILQVRHLKDMVRLMFQGKSSDAGVSSFQALSMALSGRVGTGNIAGVATAIFYGGPGAVFWMWVIAFLGASSGFVEAALGQVYKTKQDGQYRGGPAYYIEKGLKLKWYAVLFAIVTVMATGLFLPGVQANSIASAMNNAFGLSPLMTGIGLIIILGIIIFGGVKRIANVAQVVVPFMALGYILVALLLIILNISELPNVLKLIFSSAFGTDAAFGGILGAAIAWGVKRGIYSNEAGQGTAPHAAAAAEVSHPAKQGLVQAFSVYIDTLFVCTATAFMILITGMYNVQPEGGQMIVNNLGKVEAGPYFTQAAVESSLPGFGAPFVAIALFFFAFTTIMAYYYMAETNLAYINRQRKRVWSEYLLKFAILAVVLYGCIKNAELAWTLGDIGVGSMAWLNIIAILLLSKPALRVLKDYERQKKEGKDPVFDPVKAGVANADFWEKEYQPEPSVKSEQSKSS
- a CDS encoding permease prefix domain 1-containing protein gives rise to the protein MQKNKKALDEKIERYFNDLFAGVGQSQQLFDLKEELSTNLKEKIADYQSRGLADEQAFKEAVISMGDLSGLVEDLRQLGPDTAKPSVYSPMANRLSIAGTIVGVLLILFGGFTILMLYFMGLSSVNVVVPGIFIVAGGALLTYSLLTHKKYGMNKIRAALYAVSVFALFSGFITFFAAGELYTGISESMVFSLVGVGLFLGLILTETDRRKNSSNLG
- a CDS encoding PadR family transcriptional regulator, translated to MYFERRVTVRTTISTDLIRGHTDTIILNVLRQGDSYGYEIYKKIVELSGKQYELKEATLYTAFRRLEKEGCIFSYWGDETQGGRRKYYRITPEGKGHYEQRIKDWNFAREVLDKLVKGELDHAEEQESAG
- the kynB gene encoding arylformamidase, which encodes MTGWIDISQRLEEGVPVWPGDTPFSYRLTWSKEESGSVNVGQITMSTHTGTHIDAPFHFDEEGKRVIDLDLDLYIGRARVIHLPDPKQIGIGELQSENLEGVTRLLIRTETWIDRSAFPGAIPPVAPELAPYLAEKGVRLLGLDLPSVDPLDSKELPAHHALTSHGIHILEGIVLDGVDPGDYQLAALPLPLAQADGSPVRAVLRRVE
- the kynU gene encoding kynureninase; amino-acid sequence: MEFTFDTSRETAEKLDRADGLARFREEFYLGKGRIYLDGNSLGLLSRRAEQSLLSVLDSWREHGIDGWTEGPHPWFHLSEELGKKSAPLVGAEPEEVIVTGSTTVNLHQLLATFYRPEGKRTKILADALTFPSDIYAMQSQLRLHGLNPEQHLIRVGGRDGQTLAEEDLIAAMTDEVALIVLPSVLYRSGQILDMKRLTAAARERGIPIGFDLCHSIGAIPHQLHEWGADFAFWCNYKYLNAGPGGVGGLFVHRKHFGRMPGLAGWFGSDKSVQFDMEHHFTPAGDAGAYQIGTPHLLSLAPLIGSLEIFAEAGIGPIREKSLRQTRYLMELVEEELAGMGFSIGNPRADHRRGGHVSLVHPEAVRICKSLKEKGVIPDFRAPDVIRLAPVALYTAYTELWEAVQQLKWIMEEKDYERHEKKRGVVA
- the kynA gene encoding tryptophan 2,3-dioxygenase — protein: MTDHRPKQREEVPEEGIHTDFSREMTYGDYLQLDRILNSQQRLSGHHDEMLFIIIHQVSELWMKLILHELEAAVTSIRKDDLEPAFKMLARVSRIQEQLIQSWEVLSTLTPSEYMQFRGKLGHSSGFQSYQNRLIEFALGHKNRRVLAVYQHEPELYRRLEKALNEPGIYDVSIQSLAARGLPVDSSCLERDWSEDYRPHPSVEAAWLAVYRDVKKYWDLYELAEKLMDIEDRQQQWRYNHMKTVERIIGHKQGTGGSAGVSYLKRVLDHRFFPELWSLRTQL
- a CDS encoding penicillin acylase family protein; amino-acid sequence: MESPGIDPKSSTRTKRKNWKKIIYVTLSLLLVLAVGGTVTAGWYLHRPLPDPAGTFTISGLREPVKVYRDDHGIPRILAKNLRDLYFAQGYVTAQDRLFQMEMSRRLASGRLSEVVGEKTLDQDRFFRTLGLRRAAEASLSSYSGEALTALKTYARGVNAYIRQATENGELPVEFTLLGAEPEPWTPVDSLTIGKYMAHDLGGRWKGQAFRHELLRLFPKEQALELIPEYPGDGPRITGETPSSLNLSEQLASAVFPREQNGSNNWVVSGEKTKSGKPFLANDPHLSIATPAIWYQTELKGPGLHVSGVTFAGVPGIVVGHNEEIAWGVTNVGPDVQDLYIEKRNPDHPDRFLYEGKWEQARRISEKIRVKDGKDQVMEVMVTRHGPIVTEFARPDGKMEQPDTALSMRWTALEPTTELEAILRFNRAKNWEEFREALTYFKAPAQNFVFASTDGTIAYRANGWIPIRKKGDGLLPVPGWKKEYEWKGFIPWKELPTVVNPSSGWIATANNKITGDDYPHHITHTWAEPYRAARIQEVLQQKKTFTVSDMEKLQTDTKNLRAQWLTPLLLQQTEGETWTREEAAALELLRKWDFHDDPEQSAPLLHHLWVNELEQKVYKPLGSKTLNLFEGKAQVTDRLLRQAADGKPGWWVQNRGGLKKLVVSAFKDAFRRGQDLQGEDPTRWQWGEFHQVVFSHPLSEVSPLDLLFNSKPIPVGGSSMTVMAAGWNSDSGQVDHGASWRTVVDLAEPRRSRDVVGPGQSGQVLSPWYHDQAEDWARGRYHETRMIDNSGLPGGKLLKLMPSE